One Ricinus communis isolate WT05 ecotype wild-type chromosome 7, ASM1957865v1, whole genome shotgun sequence genomic region harbors:
- the LOC8267057 gene encoding protein CURVATURE THYLAKOID 1D, chloroplastic, translating to MELCTTTTTQSISLLPSKPSLSLAHLPIPRSIRCRRTNFLHPRLSKLVLRATYEDKPSSFAATTTEERESSVVVEVENTVFNDSPVTEQESPVADDQVNDFLDTLNLKFDSEDTYSVLFYGGSAVVALWLGSAVVGAIDSIPLIPKLMEVVGLGYSIWFTTRYLLFKENRDEFVTKVEELKQQVLGSSND from the exons ATGGAGCTGTgcactactactactactcaATCCATCTCTCTTCTCCCCTCCAAACCCTCTTTATCTCTTGCCCATCTCCCAATCCCTCGCTCTATCCGTTGCCGCCGCACCAACTTTCTCCACCCCA GATTGAGTAAGCTAGTGCTCAGAGCGACTTATGAGGATAAGCCGAGTAGTTTTGCAGCTACTACTACCGAAGAACGTGAGAGTTCAGTGGTTGTTGAGGTTGAAAACACAGTCTTCAATGACAGCCCTGTAACTGAACAAGAATCTCCTGTTGCTGATGACCAAGTTAATGACTTTTTGGATACCCTCAATCTTAAG TTTGACTCTGAGGATACATATTCTGTTCTGTTCTATGGTGGTAGTGCTGTGGTTGCCCTGTGGTTAGGATCAGCTGTTGTTGGTGCGATTGATTCTATTCCACTG ATTCCTAAGTTGATGGAAGTTGTGGGTCTTGGCTACAGCATATGGTTCACAACCCGATATTTGCTGTTTAAG GAAAATAGGGATGAGTTTGTTACCAAAGTTGAAGAGCTGAAGCAACAGGTCCTCGGTTCAAGTAATGATTGA
- the LOC8267058 gene encoding 14-3-3-like protein GF14 kappa isoform X1, which produces MAILVPETLTRDQCVYMAKLAEQAERYEEMVQFMEKLATSSTPGSELSVEERNLLSVAYKNVIGSLRAAWRIVSSIEQKEESRKNEEHVVLVKEYRSKVESELSNVCAGILKVLDSHLIPSATATESKVFYLKMKGDYHRYLAEFKVGDERKSAAEDTMLAYKAAQDIAVTDLAPTHPIRLGLALNFSVFYYEILNSSEKACSMAKQAFEEAIAELDTLGEESYKDSTLIMQLLRDNLTLWTSDMQEQIDEA; this is translated from the exons atGGCGATTCTAGTACCAGAAACTCTAACAAGAGACCAGTGTGTGTACATGGCAAAACTCGCCGAGCAAGCTGAACGCTACGAGGAAATGGTACAGTTCATGGAAAAACTCGCCACGTCATCAACACCTGGCTCAGAGCTCTCCGTGGAAGAGCGCAACCTTCTCTCAGTAGCGTACAAAAACGTGATCGGGTCGCTGCGTGCGGCGTGGAGAATCGTGTCGTCGATAGAGCAAAAGGAAGAGAGTAGAAAGAATGAAGAGCATGTGGTACTAGTGAAAGAGTATAGATCGAAGGTAGAGAGTGAGTTGTCGAATGTATGTGCTGGGATTTTGAAGGTTTTGGACTCTCATTTGATTCCGTCGGCTACTGCGACTGAGTCGAAGgtgttttatttgaaaatgaaagGTGATTATCATAGGTATTTGGCTGAGTTTAAAGTTGGCGATGAGAGAAAATCTGCTGCTGAAGATACTATGCTTGCTTATAAAGCTGCTCAG GATATTGCTGTTACAGATCTTGCTCCAACACATCCCATAAGGTTGGGGTTAGCACTCAATTTCTCAGTGTTTTACTACGAGATTCTCAATTCATCTGAGAAAGCTTGTAGCATGGCTAAACag GCCTTTGAAGAAGCCATTGCTGAGCTGGACACGTTGGGTGAGGAATCCTACAAAGATAGCACTCTCATCATGCAACTTTTAAGGGATAACCTCACTCTTTGGACTTCAGATATGCAG GAGCAGATAGATGAGGCATAG
- the LOC8267058 gene encoding 14-3-3-like protein GF14 kappa isoform X2, with product MAILVPETLTRDQCVYMAKLAEQAERYEEMVQFMEKLATSSTPGSELSVEERNLLSVAYKNVIGSLRAAWRIVSSIEQKEESRKNEEHVVLVKEYRSKVESELSNVCAGILKVLDSHLIPSATATESKVFYLKMKGDYHRYLAEFKVGDERKSAAEDTMLAYKAAQDIAVTDLAPTHPIRLGLALNFSVFYYEILNSSEKACSMAKQAFEEAIAELDTLGEESYKDSTLIMQLLRDNLTLWTSDMQIDEA from the exons atGGCGATTCTAGTACCAGAAACTCTAACAAGAGACCAGTGTGTGTACATGGCAAAACTCGCCGAGCAAGCTGAACGCTACGAGGAAATGGTACAGTTCATGGAAAAACTCGCCACGTCATCAACACCTGGCTCAGAGCTCTCCGTGGAAGAGCGCAACCTTCTCTCAGTAGCGTACAAAAACGTGATCGGGTCGCTGCGTGCGGCGTGGAGAATCGTGTCGTCGATAGAGCAAAAGGAAGAGAGTAGAAAGAATGAAGAGCATGTGGTACTAGTGAAAGAGTATAGATCGAAGGTAGAGAGTGAGTTGTCGAATGTATGTGCTGGGATTTTGAAGGTTTTGGACTCTCATTTGATTCCGTCGGCTACTGCGACTGAGTCGAAGgtgttttatttgaaaatgaaagGTGATTATCATAGGTATTTGGCTGAGTTTAAAGTTGGCGATGAGAGAAAATCTGCTGCTGAAGATACTATGCTTGCTTATAAAGCTGCTCAG GATATTGCTGTTACAGATCTTGCTCCAACACATCCCATAAGGTTGGGGTTAGCACTCAATTTCTCAGTGTTTTACTACGAGATTCTCAATTCATCTGAGAAAGCTTGTAGCATGGCTAAACag GCCTTTGAAGAAGCCATTGCTGAGCTGGACACGTTGGGTGAGGAATCCTACAAAGATAGCACTCTCATCATGCAACTTTTAAGGGATAACCTCACTCTTTGGACTTCAGATATGCAG ATAGATGAGGCATAG